The candidate division KSB1 bacterium genome window below encodes:
- a CDS encoding MBL fold metallo-hydrolase — MAALKWHRITVGPFAMNAYVLWDEPTRAGILIDPGDEIDRIAEVVAAHAVQLQRIVLTHAHLDHVLHCRSAQERFQLPVYLHREDLPLLQNMGRQAAMLGFPLGQIPPPQVAGFLAEGDTLLIGREQLQVRHGPGHSPGSLLLIGEKLAVVGDVLFRGSIGRTDLPGGSYETLMKTITEKLLVLEDGVVVLPGHGGETTIGFERRHNPFLQPGSGLFDIE; from the coding sequence ATGGCAGCCTTGAAATGGCACCGCATCACCGTGGGCCCGTTCGCGATGAATGCCTATGTGCTGTGGGATGAGCCAACGCGCGCGGGCATACTGATCGACCCGGGCGATGAAATCGACCGCATCGCCGAGGTGGTCGCGGCGCATGCCGTGCAGTTGCAGCGCATCGTGCTCACCCACGCGCATCTCGATCACGTCCTGCATTGTCGCAGCGCACAGGAGCGCTTCCAGCTCCCGGTCTATTTGCATCGCGAAGATCTGCCGCTGCTGCAAAACATGGGGCGGCAGGCGGCGATGCTGGGCTTCCCTCTCGGCCAGATTCCCCCGCCGCAAGTGGCGGGCTTTCTCGCCGAGGGCGACACCCTGCTGATCGGCCGGGAGCAATTGCAGGTTCGCCATGGCCCGGGGCATTCTCCCGGCAGCCTGCTGCTGATCGGTGAAAAACTGGCGGTGGTCGGGGATGTTCTGTTTCGCGGTTCGATCGGGCGAACCGACCTGCCGGGCGGGTCTTATGAAACTTTGATGAAGACGATTACGGAAAAGCTGCTGGTGCTGGAGGACGGGGTGGTGGTGCTGCCGGGCCACGGCGGGGAGACGACGATCGGATTCGAACGGCGCCACAATCCCTTCCTGCAGCCGGGCAGCGGGCTTTTTGATATTGAGTGA
- a CDS encoding PHP domain-containing protein, producing the protein MYDLHTHTSRSDGQHTPEELVLLAAQRNLQGLGITDHDEIGGIERALAQAARTGLEIIPGVELSTSHRGYDVHILGYFIDYRDRGLLHFLHTLQEQRRRRASRIVEKLNRLGVAMSFEAVLQEAGEGCIGRPHVANALVREGYVTTFQDAFNHYLAEDKPAFVPKPELAPAAGIAIIHQAGGLAGLAHPGQNLTTEIVLEIIKIGVDAIETIHPKHSSERQRFFQELAEKFGLLQTGGSDFHGGARGLEKLGHYSVSREQVDRLRALVEERRKIWQP; encoded by the coding sequence ATGTATGACTTGCACACCCACACCAGCCGCTCCGACGGCCAGCACACACCGGAGGAGCTGGTCCTGCTCGCAGCGCAGAGAAACCTGCAGGGGCTGGGCATCACCGATCATGATGAAATCGGCGGCATCGAACGCGCGCTGGCGCAGGCCGCGCGCACCGGCCTGGAGATCATCCCGGGCGTCGAGCTGAGCACCAGCCATCGCGGCTACGACGTGCACATTCTGGGCTATTTCATCGACTACCGCGACCGCGGCCTGCTGCACTTTCTGCACACGCTCCAGGAGCAACGCCGGCGCCGGGCCTCGCGCATCGTCGAGAAGCTCAATCGCCTGGGCGTGGCCATGTCATTCGAGGCGGTTTTGCAGGAAGCCGGCGAGGGCTGCATCGGCCGGCCGCACGTGGCCAATGCGCTCGTGCGTGAAGGCTATGTCACCACTTTTCAGGACGCCTTCAATCACTATCTCGCGGAAGACAAGCCCGCCTTCGTGCCCAAGCCCGAGCTGGCACCGGCGGCGGGCATCGCCATCATCCACCAGGCCGGCGGCCTGGCGGGTCTGGCCCACCCCGGCCAAAATCTCACGACGGAAATCGTGCTGGAAATCATCAAGATCGGGGTGGATGCCATCGAAACCATTCACCCCAAACACAGCAGCGAACGCCAGCGCTTTTTTCAGGAGCTGGCGGAGAAATTCGGTCTGCTGCAAACCGGTGGCTCGGATTTTCACGGGGGTGCCCGGGGCCTGGAGAAGCTCGGGCACTACTCGGTTTCGCGTGAACAGGTCGACCGCCTGCGTGCATTGGTTGAGGAGCGCAGAAAAATATGGCAGCCTTGA
- a CDS encoding asparaginase — MNIRILITGGTFDKEYDEINGRLFFRDTHVPEMLRLGRCRLPVVLQTVMMIDSLDMTEAHRHLILQECRTCPEDRIVITHGTDTMVETAHLLAHGVKNKTIVMTGAMVPYAFGSSDGLFNLGSALSFVQALPAGVYLAMNGMFFTWDNVRKNRELGVFERVR, encoded by the coding sequence ATGAACATCCGGATCTTGATCACCGGCGGCACGTTTGACAAAGAGTATGATGAGATCAATGGCCGGCTTTTTTTCCGCGACACGCATGTGCCGGAAATGCTGCGCCTGGGCCGCTGCCGCCTGCCGGTGGTGCTCCAAACCGTCATGATGATCGACAGCCTGGACATGACGGAGGCGCACCGCCACCTCATTTTGCAGGAATGCCGCACCTGTCCGGAGGACAGGATCGTCATCACCCATGGCACCGACACGATGGTGGAAACCGCACACCTGCTGGCGCACGGGGTGAAGAACAAAACCATCGTGATGACCGGCGCCATGGTACCCTATGCCTTTGGCAGCTCGGACGGCCTGTTCAATCTCGGCAGCGCCCTCTCTTTCGTGCAGGCGTTGCCCGCCGGTGTTTACCTCGCCATGAATGGCATGTTTTTCACTTGGGATAATGTGCGCAAGAATCGTGAACTGGGCGTGTTCGAGCGCGTGCGGTGA
- a CDS encoding solute carrier family 23 protein, producing the protein MRNPVFSRLRWHSGDWNGFWALFADNLANMVILSGVLIGIFKFDHEVVFGRILPGLGVALLFGLLCYVHLALRLAAREQRETVTALPYGISTPVMFVYLFAVIGPVYFSTSDALLAYRVGLAAGFIGGLVEMSGALVGPALRRLTPRAGMLGTLAGIALVWIAAVPCALIFENPTVGLPALVIILLGLIGFYRLPFGLPAGLVAIILGVAMALVTGKAELHWEATAWHFPVPVLEDLYLGLQALWHRPEILAVVLPLEIYNFIETMNNVESAKAAGDDYPTAACQVIDGLGTTLGAVFGSPFPTTVYIGHPAYKRLGARTSYALLVGVVFFFAGMTGVIAFLRHLIPEASVAPLLVFVGIVIAQQAFRATPVGHGVAVAFALIPHIADLLNKQLQGTILELRGPNAATAELLARLAERQGVHLQGYAMLSQGAILTGLLWGAIVAFLIDGKLRSAMLFSGLAFLLALFGLIHAPTLGFSLSPPALGYLLLTILLGLCELFKVKKVEGGEF; encoded by the coding sequence ATGCGAAATCCGGTATTCTCCCGCCTGCGCTGGCACAGCGGCGATTGGAACGGCTTCTGGGCACTGTTCGCCGACAACCTCGCCAACATGGTCATCCTTTCCGGTGTCCTCATCGGCATTTTCAAATTCGATCATGAGGTGGTGTTCGGCCGGATTCTGCCCGGCCTGGGGGTCGCGCTGCTGTTCGGCCTGCTGTGTTATGTTCATCTTGCCCTGCGCCTCGCCGCCCGCGAACAGCGCGAGACGGTCACGGCCCTGCCCTATGGTATTTCCACCCCGGTGATGTTTGTCTATCTCTTTGCCGTGATCGGCCCGGTGTACTTCAGCACTTCGGATGCCCTGCTGGCGTATCGCGTCGGTCTGGCGGCGGGCTTCATCGGCGGCCTGGTGGAGATGAGTGGCGCGCTGGTTGGCCCGGCACTCCGCCGCCTCACTCCGCGTGCCGGCATGCTCGGTACGCTCGCCGGTATTGCGCTGGTCTGGATTGCCGCCGTGCCTTGCGCCCTGATTTTCGAAAACCCCACAGTCGGCCTGCCGGCATTGGTCATCATCCTGCTCGGCTTGATCGGATTCTACCGCCTGCCCTTCGGGCTGCCCGCCGGTCTGGTGGCGATCATCCTGGGCGTTGCGATGGCCCTGGTCACCGGCAAGGCGGAGTTACACTGGGAAGCCACTGCCTGGCATTTCCCTGTACCCGTACTGGAGGACTTGTATCTCGGTTTGCAGGCGCTCTGGCACCGGCCGGAAATTCTCGCCGTGGTGCTTCCCCTCGAGATCTACAATTTCATCGAGACCATGAACAATGTGGAAAGCGCGAAGGCCGCCGGGGATGATTATCCGACGGCGGCCTGCCAGGTGATCGACGGCCTCGGCACGACGCTGGGCGCGGTGTTCGGTTCACCCTTCCCCACCACGGTTTACATCGGCCATCCCGCCTATAAACGGCTGGGCGCACGCACCAGTTATGCCCTGCTGGTGGGTGTGGTTTTCTTTTTTGCCGGCATGACCGGCGTGATTGCCTTTCTGCGCCATCTCATTCCGGAAGCCAGCGTCGCGCCCCTGTTGGTGTTCGTCGGCATCGTGATCGCACAGCAGGCGTTTCGGGCCACGCCCGTGGGCCATGGCGTGGCCGTTGCCTTCGCCCTGATCCCGCACATCGCCGATCTGCTCAACAAACAACTGCAGGGCACGATTCTGGAGTTGCGCGGCCCCAATGCCGCCACCGCGGAACTGCTCGCCCGTCTTGCCGAGCGCCAGGGCGTGCACCTGCAAGGCTATGCGATGCTGTCACAGGGCGCGATTCTCACAGGACTCTTGTGGGGCGCGATTGTGGCTTTCCTGATCGATGGCAAATTGCGCTCCGCCATGCTGTTCAGCGGGCTGGCGTTCCTGCTGGCCCTCTTCGGACTGATTCACGCGCCCACGCTCGGTTTTTCCCTCTCCCCGCCGGCTCTGGGTTATTTGTTGTTGACGATTCTGCTCGGCTTGTGCGAGCTGTTCAAGGTGAAGAAGGTGGAAGGAGGGGAATTTTAG
- a CDS encoding HD domain-containing protein yields MITLNDVKADALVDAYIARADEYLEVIGYTEHGRRHCGMVARNARKILLDLGHSEREAELSAIAGYLHDIGNVFNRVNHPFTGAMLAHTLLLQMGMDPMEITQIVAAIGNHDEVSCEPINAVASGLIIADKSDVHRSRVRNPEMIKFDIHDRVNYAVEKSSLVVDAKQRIIRLELSLDTKISPVAEYFEIFLSRMLFCRKAAKFLGCQFNLVANGTDLL; encoded by the coding sequence ATGATTACTTTGAACGACGTCAAAGCGGACGCTTTGGTCGACGCCTACATCGCACGCGCCGACGAGTATCTCGAGGTTATCGGCTATACCGAACACGGCCGCCGGCATTGCGGCATGGTGGCGCGCAATGCGCGCAAGATTCTGCTCGATCTAGGACACTCCGAGCGCGAAGCCGAGCTGTCGGCAATCGCCGGCTACCTGCACGACATTGGCAACGTTTTCAACCGCGTCAATCATCCCTTCACCGGCGCCATGCTGGCGCACACCCTGCTGCTGCAGATGGGCATGGACCCCATGGAGATCACGCAAATCGTGGCGGCGATCGGCAACCATGATGAAGTCAGTTGCGAGCCCATCAATGCCGTGGCTTCCGGCCTGATCATTGCCGACAAGTCTGACGTCCACCGCTCGCGCGTGCGCAATCCCGAAATGATCAAATTCGACATTCACGACCGGGTGAACTACGCAGTGGAGAAAAGCAGCCTGGTGGTGGATGCCAAACAGCGCATCATCCGGCTGGAATTGTCGCTCGACACCAAAATCTCGCCGGTGGCGGAATATTTCGAAATCTTTCTCTCCCGCATGTTGTTTTGCCGCAAAGCCGCAAAGTTTCTCGGCTGCCAGTTCAATCTGGTGGCCAACGGCACCGACCTGCTTTAG
- a CDS encoding 3-isopropylmalate dehydrogenase — MQKIAIIAGDGIGVDVTQEAVKVLRRVNETFRLGLELVEFAFGADYFLKTGVGLPPGQMEEFRNNYAAIYLGALGDPRIPDMRHGREILLAMRFELDLYINLRPVQLLHERLCPLKGKTVKDVNFVVLRENTEGPYVGAGGILKKGTPDEVATQESIHTRKGVERIIRAAFEYARTHGRRRVTMSDKSNVLRYGHDLWQRVFAEVGAEYPDIEQDHYFVDALVMKMVKSPEAFQVIVTENMLGDIITDLGAMLQGGLGMAGSANIHPGRVSLFEPVHGSAPYLAGQNKANPIAAITTVAMMLDYLGHAAAAAAVQRAVQRAVEENQVTADIGGRLGTRECGDFIAAQL; from the coding sequence ATGCAGAAAATAGCAATCATCGCCGGCGACGGCATCGGCGTCGACGTTACTCAGGAGGCGGTGAAGGTGCTGCGGCGCGTGAACGAAACTTTCCGCCTCGGCCTGGAGCTGGTGGAATTCGCATTCGGGGCGGATTATTTCCTGAAGACGGGTGTGGGCCTGCCGCCCGGCCAGATGGAGGAGTTTCGCAACAATTACGCAGCGATCTATCTCGGCGCCCTGGGCGATCCGCGCATTCCCGACATGCGCCACGGCCGGGAGATTTTGCTCGCCATGCGTTTCGAGCTGGACCTTTACATCAACCTGCGGCCGGTGCAGCTCCTGCACGAACGCTTGTGCCCGCTGAAGGGCAAAACCGTGAAGGATGTCAACTTTGTGGTGTTGCGCGAGAATACCGAGGGGCCGTATGTGGGCGCCGGCGGCATTCTCAAAAAAGGCACGCCGGATGAGGTGGCAACCCAGGAGTCGATTCACACGCGCAAAGGCGTCGAGCGCATCATCCGCGCCGCCTTCGAGTATGCGCGCACACACGGCCGCAGGCGCGTGACCATGAGCGACAAGTCCAACGTCTTGCGCTATGGCCACGATCTCTGGCAGCGCGTGTTTGCCGAGGTGGGCGCCGAGTATCCCGACATCGAGCAGGACCACTACTTTGTCGATGCGCTGGTGATGAAAATGGTGAAATCGCCGGAGGCCTTTCAGGTCATCGTCACGGAAAATATGCTGGGCGACATCATCACCGATCTGGGCGCGATGCTGCAGGGTGGTTTGGGCATGGCCGGCTCCGCGAATATTCATCCCGGCCGGGTGTCGCTGTTCGAGCCGGTGCACGGCTCCGCGCCCTACCTGGCGGGCCAGAACAAGGCCAACCCCATCGCGGCGATCACCACGGTTGCCATGATGCTCGATTATCTTGGCCATGCCGCGGCCGCAGCGGCGGTGCAGCGCGCGGTGCAGCGCGCCGTGGAGGAAAACCAGGTGACGGCCGACATCGGCGGCAGGCTCGGCACCCGCGAATGCGGCGATTTCATCGCGGCGCAGTTGTGA
- a CDS encoding aminotransferase class III-fold pyridoxal phosphate-dependent enzyme — protein MVSTYISPAAARPTPLLPPHSSATEGKRLPAAAPTQNQQYEEILHECRKWLDIISGTVLDERQHHAMIEETLRNHIDYINKQWGHARKSVSAAGDYACLEWMGQASKFWDNLGREYIDCLGGYGLYNAGIRHPQIVQAVQAQLQRNPLSSQELLDPLRGALSKLLAQITPGRLQYSFLINNGTDAVEGAIKLARAHTRRHGFVSSLGAFHGKSLGSLSLMGKLRYRKAFEPLLPDVTFVEFGDAEDLEFELHKAEKVGWQVAAVVLEPVQGEAGAIVPPEDYWPRVREICDRYGVLLVADEVQTGLGRTGKMFAVEHWNVVPDIMCLGKALGGGVMPLAAFISTAEIWTAFEKDPQVHSSTTGGNPLACAAGIAAIAVTLAEDLPGQAARKGAYLLAELQRLQQRFSDIIADVRGKGLLLGMQFRNAEYGWQVVSRLFRKGVLVAGTMSNSETVRFEPALNIPEELLQEILNRLEDTLREVRQGRLS, from the coding sequence ATGGTTTCGACATACATTTCCCCAGCCGCCGCGCGGCCCACGCCGCTGTTGCCGCCACACAGCAGTGCCACTGAAGGCAAAAGACTGCCGGCTGCCGCACCCACGCAGAATCAACAATACGAAGAAATTTTGCACGAATGCCGCAAATGGCTGGACATCATTTCCGGCACCGTGCTGGATGAACGCCAGCACCATGCCATGATCGAAGAAACGTTGCGCAATCACATCGATTACATCAACAAGCAATGGGGGCACGCGCGCAAATCCGTCTCCGCCGCCGGCGATTATGCCTGCCTGGAGTGGATGGGCCAGGCTTCGAAATTCTGGGACAATCTCGGCCGCGAATACATTGACTGCCTGGGCGGCTACGGACTTTACAATGCCGGCATCCGCCATCCCCAAATTGTGCAGGCGGTGCAGGCACAGTTGCAGCGCAATCCCCTCTCCAGTCAGGAACTGCTCGATCCGCTGCGTGGCGCATTGAGCAAACTGCTTGCACAAATTACACCGGGGCGGTTGCAGTACAGTTTTTTGATCAACAACGGCACCGATGCGGTGGAAGGCGCCATTAAGCTGGCACGTGCCCACACACGCCGTCATGGCTTTGTCAGCTCGTTGGGGGCTTTTCATGGCAAGTCACTCGGCTCGCTCAGCCTCATGGGCAAGCTGCGTTACCGCAAAGCCTTCGAGCCGCTGCTGCCCGATGTCACCTTTGTGGAGTTCGGTGATGCCGAGGATCTGGAGTTCGAATTGCACAAGGCGGAAAAAGTGGGCTGGCAAGTGGCGGCGGTGGTGCTCGAACCGGTGCAGGGCGAGGCGGGTGCGATCGTACCGCCTGAGGATTATTGGCCCAGGGTGCGCGAGATTTGCGACCGTTACGGGGTTTTGCTGGTCGCCGATGAAGTCCAGACCGGCCTGGGCCGCACCGGTAAAATGTTTGCCGTCGAGCATTGGAACGTTGTGCCGGACATCATGTGCCTCGGCAAAGCCCTGGGCGGCGGGGTGATGCCGCTCGCGGCTTTCATCTCGACCGCCGAAATTTGGACGGCCTTTGAAAAGGACCCGCAAGTGCATTCCTCCACCACCGGCGGCAATCCGCTCGCCTGTGCCGCCGGCATTGCGGCGATCGCCGTCACCCTCGCCGAGGATTTGCCCGGCCAGGCCGCCCGCAAGGGCGCCTATCTGCTGGCGGAATTGCAGCGCCTGCAGCAGCGCTTCAGTGACATCATTGCAGATGTGCGCGGCAAGGGCCTGCTGCTGGGCATGCAATTCCGCAATGCCGAATACGGCTGGCAGGTGGTTTCGCGGCTGTTCCGCAAGGGCGTGCTGGTGGCCGGGACCATGAGCAACTCCGAAACCGTGCGCTTCGAACCGGCGCTCAACATTCCCGAGGAATTGCTGCAGGAAATTCTCAACCGCCTGGAAGACACCCTGCGCGAAGTCCGTCAGGGCCGGTTGAGTTGA